A portion of the Streptomyces erythrochromogenes genome contains these proteins:
- a CDS encoding NADP-dependent oxidoreductase produces MKAVRYERYGSSEVLRVEGVDRPTPGAGQVLVKVVGTTFNPVDAAIRAGHLQEVFPLDLPHVPGIDVAGTVAGLGDGVERFAMGDAVVGFLPMNAPGAAAEYVVAPAQVLTAAPKAVDLADAAALPSVGLTAWEALFEYAGLAAGQSLLVNGASGAVGGYAVQLAARAGAVVTATAGPSDADRMRGYGAARIVDHTATTLAEAGVGTFDVVLNLVTTSPAETAELIGLVADSGVLVSTTADADPDPSRAVRTARVFARSDADLLAELVALVDSGDLHIHIADRRPLAELPAVHAAAAEGRLPGKTVITV; encoded by the coding sequence ATGAAGGCAGTGCGCTACGAGCGCTACGGCAGCAGCGAGGTACTACGGGTCGAGGGGGTGGACCGTCCGACGCCGGGCGCCGGGCAGGTGCTGGTGAAGGTGGTCGGCACCACGTTCAACCCGGTCGACGCGGCGATCCGGGCGGGACACCTGCAGGAGGTCTTCCCGCTGGACCTTCCCCACGTGCCGGGGATCGACGTGGCCGGGACGGTCGCCGGGCTCGGCGACGGCGTCGAGCGGTTCGCCATGGGCGACGCGGTGGTCGGCTTCCTGCCGATGAACGCGCCCGGCGCGGCCGCCGAGTACGTGGTCGCCCCCGCGCAGGTGCTGACCGCGGCACCCAAGGCGGTCGATCTGGCCGACGCGGCGGCGCTGCCGTCGGTCGGTCTGACCGCCTGGGAGGCGTTGTTCGAATACGCCGGGCTCGCCGCGGGCCAGTCCCTGCTGGTGAACGGGGCGAGCGGAGCCGTCGGCGGGTACGCGGTCCAGCTCGCCGCGCGGGCCGGGGCCGTGGTGACCGCGACCGCAGGACCGTCCGACGCCGACCGGATGCGCGGCTACGGCGCCGCCCGGATCGTCGACCACACCGCCACAACCCTCGCCGAGGCCGGGGTGGGGACCTTCGATGTAGTACTCAATCTGGTGACGACTTCACCGGCCGAGACCGCAGAGTTGATCGGCCTGGTCGCCGATTCCGGCGTGCTGGTGTCCACGACCGCCGACGCCGACCCGGACCCCTCACGGGCGGTGCGCACGGCGCGGGTGTTCGCCCGCAGCGACGCGGACCTGCTCGCCGAGCTGGTCGCCCTCGTCGACTCCGGCGACCTGCACATCCACATCGCCGACCGGCGCCCGCTGGCCGAGCTGCCCGCGGTCCACGCCGCGGCCGCCGAGGGCCGGCTGCCCGGCAAGACCGTCATCACAGTCTGA
- a CDS encoding alpha/beta hydrolase, producing MSFAFDPQVAEALAPMADAMADATPPPVGDVAARRAVLEGLIGHTDTAQPTPDDVTSTGYRLTTFDGAQIDLRWYTRKDKAAGEPGPAAVYLHGGGMILGHIGLFDGSISRYVSASGTPILAVDYRLAPEHPHPAPVEDAYAALVWLHDHATELGVDPARIAVFGDSAGGGIAAAVSILARDRQGPAIAKQILVMPMLDDRNLTPDPQLAPFVLWSWDDNRTGWEALLGDRAGGADVPAHAAPARITDPAGLPPAYIEVGQLDIFRDEDLTYALRLSRAGVPVEFHLHPGVPHEFESIAFNSDAARRVISDRVRALGSL from the coding sequence TTGTCCTTTGCCTTCGACCCGCAGGTCGCCGAAGCGCTCGCCCCGATGGCCGACGCGATGGCCGACGCCACGCCCCCGCCGGTCGGCGACGTCGCCGCGCGCCGCGCCGTGCTGGAAGGGCTCATCGGCCACACCGACACCGCCCAGCCCACCCCCGACGACGTCACCTCCACCGGCTACCGCCTGACCACCTTCGACGGCGCCCAGATCGATCTGCGCTGGTACACCCGCAAGGACAAGGCCGCCGGCGAGCCGGGCCCGGCCGCGGTCTACCTCCACGGCGGCGGCATGATCCTGGGCCACATCGGCCTGTTCGACGGATCGATCTCCCGCTACGTCTCCGCCAGCGGCACCCCGATCCTCGCGGTCGACTACCGGCTCGCCCCCGAACACCCGCACCCCGCCCCCGTCGAGGACGCCTACGCCGCCCTGGTCTGGCTGCACGACCACGCCACCGAACTGGGAGTCGACCCGGCCCGCATCGCGGTGTTCGGGGACAGCGCCGGCGGCGGCATCGCCGCCGCGGTTTCCATCCTTGCCCGCGACCGGCAGGGCCCGGCGATCGCCAAGCAGATCCTGGTCATGCCGATGCTCGACGACCGCAACCTGACCCCCGACCCGCAACTCGCGCCGTTCGTGCTGTGGTCCTGGGATGACAACCGCACCGGCTGGGAAGCACTCCTGGGCGACCGGGCGGGCGGGGCGGACGTCCCCGCGCATGCCGCCCCCGCCCGGATCACCGACCCCGCCGGTCTCCCTCCCGCCTACATCGAGGTCGGCCAGCTCGACATCTTCCGTGACGAAGACCTCACCTACGCCCTGCGCCTGAGCCGGGCCGGCGTGCCCGTCGAGTTCCACCTCCACCCCGGCGTGCCGCACGAGTTCGAAAGCATCGCCTTCAACTCCGACGCCGCCCGGCGCGTCATATCCGACCGCGTCCGAGCGCTCGGCTCCCTGTGA
- a CDS encoding cupin domain-containing protein, with amino-acid sequence MTIPYLAQRDDQQTLEWIGGGLFTILLDSQATEGQLTVGRFDVLKDEAPPFHLHTREDEVFLLLEGEALVWVGDERHELSEGGVVYLPRNIPHSYRITSDRADLLVIATPGGMEEMFRHAGRDVTTPRPDGFEITKDKLAEAAALRGNAIVGPPR; translated from the coding sequence ATGACGATCCCCTACCTCGCCCAGCGGGACGATCAGCAGACACTGGAATGGATCGGCGGCGGACTGTTCACGATCCTCCTCGACAGCCAGGCCACCGAAGGACAGCTGACCGTCGGCCGATTCGACGTCCTCAAGGACGAAGCCCCGCCGTTCCATCTCCACACCCGCGAGGACGAAGTCTTCCTCCTCCTCGAAGGCGAAGCGCTGGTCTGGGTCGGCGACGAACGCCACGAATTGTCCGAAGGCGGCGTCGTCTACCTGCCCCGCAACATCCCCCACAGCTACCGCATCACCTCCGACCGCGCCGACCTGTTGGTCATCGCCACCCCGGGCGGCATGGAAGAGATGTTCCGGCACGCCGGACGCGACGTCACCACCCCCCGCCCGGATGGCTTCGAGATCACCAAGGACAAGCTCGCCGAAGCCGCCGCACTGCGCGGCAACGCCATCGTCGGCCCGCCCCGCTGA
- a CDS encoding trypsin-like serine peptidase, producing the protein MSDPEPAPVAARPVAAPYRRNAAPVGKVFFDSPDGPQTCSGTVVQDPARPGRSNLVWTAGHCVHAGREGGWFRNLVFVPSFNDKALTADALERASAGQMAPFGTWWADWAAPSDQWIDEGTSEGGNGAAFDFAVLHVVPAPGSGARSLEETVGAALPVAFNGPAVQDVNLVGAWGYPAAPPFDGATMHFCAGKPGRLSLKDREPTLYRVGCTMTGGSSGGGWFAVGTDGRTALVSNTSVGPDPSVWLAGPYLGDTAKAVLDKVSLRFGSRG; encoded by the coding sequence GTGAGCGATCCCGAGCCGGCCCCTGTGGCGGCCAGGCCCGTGGCGGCGCCGTACCGCCGCAATGCGGCGCCGGTGGGCAAGGTCTTCTTCGACAGCCCGGACGGACCACAGACCTGCTCCGGCACCGTTGTGCAGGATCCCGCCCGTCCGGGCCGCTCCAACCTCGTGTGGACCGCGGGCCACTGCGTCCACGCCGGGCGTGAGGGCGGCTGGTTCCGCAACCTCGTTTTCGTGCCCTCGTTCAACGACAAGGCGCTTACGGCGGATGCGCTCGAGCGTGCCTCCGCGGGACAGATGGCGCCGTTCGGGACCTGGTGGGCCGACTGGGCCGCCCCCTCCGACCAGTGGATCGACGAGGGCACGTCCGAAGGCGGCAACGGAGCGGCGTTCGACTTCGCCGTACTGCACGTCGTACCCGCTCCCGGGTCTGGCGCCCGGTCGCTGGAGGAGACCGTGGGCGCGGCGCTTCCTGTCGCTTTCAACGGCCCGGCGGTGCAGGACGTGAACCTCGTCGGTGCCTGGGGGTACCCGGCGGCACCGCCGTTCGATGGCGCCACGATGCATTTCTGTGCGGGCAAACCGGGCCGCCTGTCGCTCAAGGACCGCGAACCGACGCTGTACCGGGTGGGCTGCACCATGACGGGCGGTTCCTCCGGCGGCGGCTGGTTCGCAGTCGGTACGGACGGACGGACCGCTCTCGTGTCGAACACTTCCGTCGGCCCCGACCCGTCGGTCTGGCTGGCGGGCCCCTACCTCGGCGATACGGCCAAGGCCGTACTCGACAAGGTCAGTCTCCGGTTCGGGTCCCGCGGGTAG